The Podospora bellae-mahoneyi strain CBS 112042 chromosome 7, whole genome shotgun sequence genome includes a window with the following:
- a CDS encoding hypothetical protein (COG:S; EggNog:ENOG503PFW8), which translates to MAMATATATADTILTRSPSLLTAASGPGGGAVASAPTSATTANKCGADFLFPKNLDFFYHLDILTVSYRSTLANPTLSCWCGGQDGKAAVQKLSTRHASPFNGSARLQLNFSSINAPCWFELTSESGDCGDVSDRFVVLTNQRPATGTSPIVSISTPVSAAPKRTTTTTRRQKHLQLRAETTSTAPTTVVSEPSEPQAGGDSLSSGAKAGIGIGIGLICVAIVAVIAMVFFRRRRRGQDADHLGAIMDHERGKGRKPEKRSPGAPSIVSARSDEEALFPIQPVYDGFPGSMGYEDVRSLHSLTSHSHSPTNGHHSPTAPYQNSYWSPPQERSMEADELAAARLKSQHNTAIPPVISYGPNPVTPTLPRPTPRVIELERRTSPHSSPDSIAAVPVVPIMPIVPDFPEYPDYTGYSIPAPAPAAVPSRPSSIPEQLPHPHPSPPRHTVSPNVVTSYGPNRVTPTPQVVSPAAPPDDTMINHRYQEQTYHEPNYPEQQPPYQAPAIAEVSEQNHDRNDYHHHHHERQFSWDESPLLGASSPVGGLPPYASQIEFEAMTKGAIRNMPEPQAGAELPPTKDGYYPELHPMTQVELPGEAPQLPFQVYSVQQQDSSSGRRGAGAGAGAGMVVVEQKVLISADLFSDADMRLFMEQKAKAREKRRREMEMEKGEETAEGR; encoded by the exons atggcgatggcaacggcaacggcgaCGGCGGACACCATCCTAACGAGAAGCCCGAGTCTGCTGACAGCAGCTTCTGGacctggcggcggcgccgtCGCAAGCGCACCCACTTCCGCAACGACCGCGAACAAGTGCGGAGCCGACTTTCTCTTTCCCAAGAACCTCGACTTCTTCTACCATCTCGACATCCTGACCGTCTCGTACCGGTCCACCCTTGCCAATCCCACTCTGTCGTGTTGGTGTGGAGGTCAAGACGGCAAAGCAGCCGTCCAGA AGCTCAGCACCCGCCATGCCAGCCCGTTCAACGGCTCCGCTCGCCTTCAACTGAACTTTTCCTCCATTAACGCTCCCTGCTGGTTCGAACTCACCTCAGAGTCTGGGGATTGTGGAGACGTTAGCGATAGGTTTGTGGTCTTGACGAATCAGCGCCCAGCGACCGGCACTTCGCCGATAGTCTCGATATCGACGCCAGTATCCGCCGCGCCGAAACGGACAACTACAACGACCCGCCGGCAGAAACATCTACAGCTTCGAGCAGAAACAACCTCTACGGCCCCCACAACCGTCGTCTCAGAGCCTTCGGAACCCCAGGCCGGGGGAGACAGTCTCAGCTCTGGAGCCAAAGCTGGTATCGGCATTGGCATCGGCCTTATCTGCGTCGCCATTGTCGCCGTTATCGCCATGGTATTCTTCAGGCGCCGTCGCCGAGGCCAGGATGCCGATCACCTCGGTGCCATCATGGATCATGAACGTGGCAAGGGGAGGAAACCGGAGAAGCGCAGTCCTGGCGCGCCCTCGATAGTGTCGGCAAGGTCGGACGAAGAGGCACTGTTTCCCATACAGCCGGTCTACGATGGGTTTCCGGGGTCGATGGGATACGAAGATGTTCGCTCGCTACATTCTCTCACCAGCCACTCTCACTCACCAACAAACGGCCATCACTCGCCAACAGCACCCTACCAAAACAGCTACTGGTCGCCGCCGCAGGAACGAAGCATGGAGGCAGATGAACTCGCCGCTGCTCGTCTGAAATCACAACACAATACAGCCATCCCCCCGGTCATCTCATACGGCCCTAACCCCGTCACCCCAACATTACCGCGACCTACACCACGAGTAATAGAACTAGAGAGGAGGACTTCTCCCCACAGCTCACCAGACAGCATAGCAGCCGTCCCGGTGGTACCAATAATGCCGATCGTGCCTGATTTCCCAGAATATCCCGATTACACGGGCTACAGCATCCCGGCCccggcaccagcagcagtccCATCCAGGCCATCATCAATACCCGAACAACTACCACATCcgcacccctccccaccgcgaCATACTGTGTCGCCCAACGTCGTCACATCTTATGGTCCCAACCGAgtaacaccaaccccacaaGTGgtctcccccgccgcccccccAGACGACACCATGATCAACCACCGCTACCAAGAGCAAACCTACCACGAACCAAACTACCCAGAACAGCAGCCCCCCTACCAAGCCCCCGCGATCGCCGAGGTATCAGAACAAAACCACGACCGAAAcgattaccaccaccaccaccacgaacGCCAATTCTCCTGGGACgaatcccccctcctcggcgcctCCTCACCCGTAGGCGGCCTCCCCCCTTATGCCTCCCAGATCGAGTTCGAAGCCATGACCAAGGGAGCCATCCGCAACATGCCCGAACCCCAAGCCGGAGCGGAACTACCCCCCACAAAGGACGGGTACTACCCCGAACTTCACCCCATGACGCAGGTTGAGCTCCCGGGCGAGGCACCCCAGCTGCCGTTCCAGGTCTACAGCGTGCAGCAGCAGGACTCTTCatctgggaggaggggggcgggggcgggggcgggggcggggatgGTCGTGGTGGAGCAGAAGGTGCTGATTTCGGCGGATTTGTTTTCGGATGCGGACATGAGGTTGTTTATGGAGCAGAaggcgaaggcgagggagaagaggaggagggagatggagatggaaaagggggaggagacagCAGAAGGTAGGTAA
- a CDS encoding hypothetical protein (EggNog:ENOG503Q3VJ; COG:S) gives MAAENTSNWESKIQRNPHPDFKAVEASRPPFDTTKTFSYTQTPQPSWTFGAGANHLSTRQDKEKLHRQIDPYSPTRPAHLNYKLLISAIVPRPIAFVSTVSPDGKVTNLAPFSYFTVISHDPPLFIIGFASSLVNPDPTKAKDTLRQLDEVKECTINIISESFLEAANSTAINAPYGVSEWDVSGLTPVYDCEHVKAPRVKEAVFSIEGKLESLRGFESKSTPGKVSSTMAVVEGVKFWAREDAINEEGSLLDIEVLRPISRLGGITYGRVTEGVELPRPDFAKDLGGHEGAAKLERREQVN, from the coding sequence atggccgccGAAAACACCTCCAACTGGGAGTCCAAAATCCAACGTAACCCTCACCCGGACTTCAAAGCCGTTGAAgcctcccgccccccctttgacaccaccaaaaccttTTCCtacacccaaaccccccagcCCTCCTGGACATTTGGTGCTGGcgccaaccacctctccacccgACAAGACAAAGAGAAACTCCACCGCCAAATCGACCCCTACTCCCCCACCCGCCCAGCCCACCTCAACTACAAACTCCTCATCTCAGCCATCGTCCCCCGTCCCATCGCCTTCGTCTCAACAGTCTCCCCCGATGGCAAAGTAACCAACCTCGCCCCCTTCAGTTACTTCACCGTCATCTCCCACGACCCCcctctcttcatcatcggctTTGCCTCCTCCCTGGTGAACCCTGACCCCACCAAAGCAAAGGACACCCTCCGCCAGCTTGACGAAGTAAAAGAGtgcaccatcaacatcatttCTGAAAGCTTCCTCGAGGCGGCGAATtccaccgccatcaacgcGCCGTACGGGGTGTCAGAGTGGGATGTTAGCGGTCTGACGCCCGTGTATGATTGCGAGCATGTCAAGGcgccgagggtgaaggaggcggttTTCAGCATTGAGGGCAAGTTGGAGAGTCTGAGGGGGTTTGAGAGCAAGAGCACGCCTGGGAAGGTGAGCAGTACCAtggcggtggttgagggtgtcaagttctgggcgagggaggatgcGATcaatgaggaggggagtttGCTGGATATTGAGGTTTTGAGGCCGATAAGCAGGTTGGGCGGGATCACCTATGGGAGGGTGACGGAGGGCGTGGAGCTGCCGAGGCCGGATTTTGCGAAAGATCTTGGGGGGCACGAGGGGGCGGCcaagttggagaggagggagcaggTGAACTGA
- a CDS encoding hypothetical protein (EggNog:ENOG503P9CP) yields the protein MVFRGEDCVSLGWCFWHKACYGCLFCGCRNVVRGTPLKEWFEDDGTGEEDKAKEVDTVPMCINCLVDIQDQQGAEGEEVNEAEVVQKALRKVERAEGDNGLARGRWEGLRKGYNEKKIHLHRRVNEEGARPDFDERDDQGNDQTTIYVSLSDPLGEISFRPSPTKGIPSFLQPSPASPVQSSHQVPVPTQQESRIRRHNVRSYSSRVSNNSHASTVRLEDRYFSASDRNKTQYPQSGMSEVPSLQNTPPTSSPRRLTDRGAPFVSNQTLPSSPIQREAAPKDSLSHNSTTFSSYETPPEYPSSPVSSSGRQSQSLAADDPFTKIDSRMNRATSYNLFPTASHTGGTSTRQYSSYHSLRSNPSARVEPPVMSIHIHRTNPRMSTEYLQPQRQAHQSRSSPHLQPPPALSITPITTPPAPVVLIGNNTTPTNNPKQGFLRRTVSGRKRQKFPRGEDEEARMAKIGTGKNGSLATTPAVKAEPSAGWVQTPEMVTTTATTVATTRGHQEIGQTIPIGALEGRDEKKGGSGGSGGSGSGNGGSSSKRRSVQADLLRRFFGR from the coding sequence ATGGTCTTCCGCGGGGAGGACTGTGTCAGCTTGGGGTGGTGCTTCTGGCACAAGGCATGCTACGGGTGTTTATTCTGCGGGTGCAGGAATGTGGTCAGGGGAACACCGCTCAAGGAATGGTTTGAGGACGATGGAACtggagaggaggacaaggcgaaggaggtggacACGGTACCGATGTGTATCAACTGTCTGGTTGATATACAAGATCAGCAGGGtgcagagggagaagaagtgaacgaggccgaggtggtACAGAAGGCGCTGAgaaaggtggagagggccgAGGGGGATAATGGGCTGGCGAGGGGtaggtgggaggggttgagaaAGGGGTAtaatgagaagaagattcATTTGCATAGGCGGGTCAATGAGGAGGGGGCAAGGCCGGATTTTGATGAGAGAGATGATCAGGGGAATGACCAGACGACTATTTACGTGTCGCTGTCTGACCCGCTGGGAGAGATATCATTTCGACCGAGTCCGACAAAAGGGATTCCGTCTTTCTTGCAGCCTTCGCCCGCCTCGCCGGTTCAGTCTTCTCATCAAGTTCCTGTCCCAACGCAGCAAGAGTCCCGGATCAGGCGCCACAATGTCCGTTCATACTCTTCGAGGGTCAGCAACAACTCCCACGCATCCACCGTCCGTCTCGAAGATCGGTATTTCTCTGCTTCGGATAGAAACAAAACGCAGTACCCTCAAAGCGGGATGTCAGAGGTGCCTTCACTCCAAAACACACCACCCACAAGCAGCCCACGACGATTAACCGACCGCGGTGCACCATTCGTCTCTAACCAGactctcccctcctcgcccatcCAAAGAGAAGCAGCCCCCAAGGACAGCCTGTCACACAACTCAACCACGTTCTCCTCATACGAAACCCCCCCAGAGTACCCTTCTTCCCCCGTCTCGTCATCAGGCCGACAAAGCCAAAGTTTAGCAGCTGACGACCCCTTCACTAAGATCGACTCGAGGATGAACCGAGCCACCTCCTACAACCTATTCCCTACAGCATCACACACAGGCGGGACATCGACAAGACAGTACTCCTCCTACCATTCCCTCCGTTCAAACCCATCCGCAAGAGTAGAACCCCCCGTGATGTCGATCCACATCCATCGAACCAACCCAAGGATGTCAACCGAGTATCTCCAGCCCCAGCGGCAAGCTCACCAGTCGAGGTCATCACCACATTtgcagccaccaccagcgcTGTCGATCACGCCAATAACCACCCCACCGGCACCTGTTGTTCTTATTGGGAATAACACAACACCCACTAACAACCCCAAACAGGGTTTCCTCCGGCGGACAGTCTCTGGAAGAAAACGACAAAAGTTTCCTcgaggagaggatgaagaggcaCGCATGGCAAAAATTGGCACAGGGAAGAATGGTAGCCTGGCTACCACGCCAGCGGTGAAAGCAGAGCCCAGCGCTGGATGGGTTCAAACCCCGGAGATGgtgaccaccaccgccaccaccgtcgccACCACAAGAGGTCACCAAGAAATAGGGCAGACGATCCCTATCGGTGCCCTTGAGGGAAGAGAtgagaaaaaggggggaagcggcggtagtggtggtagtggcaGCGGGAATGGGGGGAGCAGTAGCAAGAGGAGAAGTGTACAAGCCGACCTTTTGAGGAGGTTTTTTGGACGATGA
- a CDS encoding hypothetical protein (EggNog:ENOG503P0BW) — protein sequence MARRSARLASAQRAMKPSHEEPVLAAVAERDDTPAESAAVQNIDAVVASPAPAPGPTPTKLPATPAGKVSRIKPPATEMHPAKYHPTMAPPSSGLRLGFTDIVKPTSSRSDALAGAIQSTPTKIAVPSSSFTFRQPGHLDMKLGPEAQRMMDQIRDQAAKIKVELAAQREAENAEEEQINNRKIATAKGKAGRFSSAHMNEFKKMDSIANHPSAFRAQSSRITPLKQGVKRSQSKANLDEPEHARSKQSTSVSTIPKANQRVEEVESPIKRARQHIEDDATTKRPISRDASAIPMPKSSSNMALPRSKSNLASLMTPTKSSLARSSSTIAKTPVRGSLLRSPSKPALGGLIKSATTSNIAAVTAAEKETTKTVEVKSSKAVLFTTDDLKSPKAAVSTAEPKSPEVAVEVKTPKSRFEQVKSLFRRSQASAAKPKSTIPMPSALGSKTPAPLRLEKELPPVPMTTPARKLTKRVAFTPDTQHAAMDQNSPSPVKSGVPVPAVRQPLGEVHYPSLDGVLAEQSAEDVSYPDLSTVRPLPDAPTENKAPSAEPSVPGTFSFRGDHTISFSNPSSSFGSSPGQASIRPVRPSILPTENMPGSFPRTSSSTTVSNKENEAPRTVFVALPHGMTNKKRHRVTSDEEEEEAEREAADRAAKKRKQVPEGDALLAPRLVAASAKKTGMQSASPRKMAALPGRAPGTPSPMKKKTTGGGISLSRLQALSRPKVRK from the exons ATGGCCCGTCGTTCAGCGCGCCTGGCGAGCGCCCAAAGG GCGATGAAGCCGTCCCATGAGGAACCAGTCCTAgctgccgttgccgagcGAGATGACACTCCCGCCGAGAGTGCCGCGGTTCAGAACATTGATGCTGTCGTTGCGtccccagccccagctccCGGCCCAACTCCTACCAAGCTGCCCGCGACACCAGCTGGCAAGGTTTCTCGCATTAAACCTCCTGCCACAGAAATGCATCCTGCCAAATACCATCCGACCATGGCGCCACCTTCGTCCGGTCTGCGTCTAGGCTTCACCGACATTGTCAAGCCCACTTCTTCTCGCAGCGATGCACTTGCCGGCGCCATTCAATCTACACCCACCAAGATTGCAgtcccatcttcttcttttacATTCAGACAACCCGGTCACTTAGATATGAAACTCGGGCCTGAGGCTCAGCGCATGATGGACCAAATCCGCGATCAGGCCGCCAAAATCAAAGTCGAGTTGGCCGCCCAGCGCGAGGCAGAGAACGCTGAAGAAGAGCAGATTAACAATCGCAAAATTGCTACTGCCAAAGGCAAGGCCGGCCGTTTCAGCTCAGCCCATATGAACGAGTTCAAGAAAATGGACTCGATCGCGAACCATCCCTCAGCCTTCAGAGCCCAGTCGAGCCGCATTACACCACTCAAACAAGGCGTCAAGCGCAGCCAATCCAAGGCCAATCTCGACGAACCCGAGCATGCTCGTTCTAAGCAGTCCACTTCAGTCTCGACGATTCCCAAGGCCAATCAgcgtgttgaggaggtcgagtcTCCTATCAAGCGTGCTCGTCAGCATATCGAGGACGATGCCACGACGAAGCGTCCAATTTCACGAGATGCGAGCGCAATTCCGATGCCCAAGTCGTCTTCTAACATGGCCCTACCTCGGTCCAAATCTAATCTTGCATCGTTGATGACCCCAACCAAATCTTCGCTTGCTCGATCGAGCAGCACCATTGCCAAGACCCCTGTACGTGGCTCGCTTCTGCGTTCACCCTCCAAGCCTGCGCTGGGCGGTCTCATCAAGTCTGCCACGACGAGCAACATTGCGGCCGTTACTGCCgctgagaaggagacgacgaagacggtTGAGGTCAAAAGCTCAAAGGCAGTGCTTTTTACCACTGATGATCTCAAGAGCCCCAAGGCAGCTGTTTCGACAGCCGAGCCCAAGAGTCCCGAGGTGGCCGTCGAGGTCAAGACCCCCAAGAGCCGCTTCGAGCAGGTCAAGTCTCTTTTCCGCCGCTCCCAGGCCAGTGCTGCGAAGCCTAAAAGCACTATTCCGATGCCCTCTGCTCTTGGTTCCAAGACACCAGCCCCTCTTCGTCTGGAAAAGGAGCTTCCTCCAGTCCCCATGACCACCCCTGCCCGCAAGCTCACTAAGCGTGTGGCTTTCACCCCCGACACTCAGCATGCTGCGATGGATCAGAACTCTCCATCGCCGGTCAAGTCTGGCGTCCCCGTTCCCGCTGTCAGGCAGCCACTTGGAGAGGTCCACTACCCATCGTTGGACGGCGTCCTGGCTGAGCAGAGCGCCGAGGATGTGTCTTACCCCGACCTCTCCACCGTCCGCCCCCTCCCAGATGCGCCCACAGAAAACAAGGCCCCCTCCGCCGAGCCATCCGTCCCAGGCACATTCTCCTTCCGCGGCGACCACACCATCAGCTTCAGCAatccatcctcttcattTGGCTCCTCCCCTGGGCAAGCTAGCATCCGCCCCGTCCGCCCATCTATTCTGCCCACGGAGAACATGCCCGGCAGCTTCCCCCGCACTTCATCGTCGACGACGGTTTCAAACAAGGAGAATGAAGCCCCGCGCACGGTGTTTGTCGCTCTCCCTCATGGCATGACGAACAAGAAGCGACATCGGGTTAcgtcggatgaggaggaggaagaagcggAGCGAGAGGCGGCGGATAgggcggccaagaagaggaagcaagTTCCCGAGGGGGATGCGTTGCTTGCTCCGAGGCTGGTTGCCGCGAGCGCGAAGAAGACGgggatgcaaagtgctagtCCTAGGAAGATGGCGGCTTTGCCTGGTCGCGCGCCCGGGACGCCGAGcccgatgaagaagaagactaCGGGGGGTGGAATTAGTCTTAGTCGGTTGCAGGCTTTGTCGAGGCCAAAGGTGAGGAAGTAA